The following are encoded in a window of Longimicrobium sp. genomic DNA:
- a CDS encoding cobalamin-dependent protein (Presence of a B(12) (cobalamin)-binding domain implies dependence on cobalamin itself, in one of its several forms, or in some unusual lineages, dependence on a cobalamin-like analog.), translating into MPSEETSREPRHPIRVVSERTGLSPDVLRAWEKRYGAVAPPRREGGGGQRLYSDADVARLRLLRRATAAGRSIGQVAALADAELERLVREDEAQRTAASVPRRDGNAASAHVRHALAATDALDAPALEAALRRAVVMLGADAFVDDVASPFLRAVGDGWAAGTLSVAHEHLASAVLRRVLGIVADAGPAAGAEHTVVVATPAGQVHELGAMLAAASAMSAGWRVVYLGADLPTDDVARAARDTGARVVALSLVSPADPRADAAELRRLRRTLPPHVAIVAGGEGTREIADIFGDEIRFLPDFAQFRRVLAAMERDGS; encoded by the coding sequence ATGCCGAGCGAGGAGACCAGCCGCGAGCCGCGGCACCCCATCCGTGTGGTGAGCGAGCGCACCGGCCTGAGCCCCGACGTGCTGCGCGCGTGGGAAAAGCGCTACGGCGCGGTGGCTCCGCCTCGGCGCGAGGGGGGCGGCGGGCAGCGGCTGTACTCCGACGCCGACGTCGCGCGCCTTCGGCTCCTTCGGCGCGCCACCGCGGCTGGGCGAAGCATCGGCCAGGTGGCGGCGCTCGCCGACGCGGAGCTGGAGCGGCTGGTGCGTGAGGACGAGGCGCAGCGCACCGCCGCGTCCGTGCCGCGGCGCGATGGGAACGCCGCGTCCGCGCACGTGCGCCACGCACTTGCGGCCACCGACGCGCTCGATGCGCCGGCGCTCGAGGCCGCGCTGCGCCGGGCGGTGGTGATGCTGGGCGCCGACGCGTTCGTCGACGACGTGGCGTCGCCCTTCCTGCGCGCGGTGGGCGACGGGTGGGCGGCGGGAACGCTGAGCGTGGCGCACGAGCACCTGGCGTCGGCGGTGCTGCGGCGCGTGCTGGGGATCGTGGCCGATGCGGGGCCGGCCGCGGGCGCAGAGCACACGGTGGTCGTGGCCACGCCCGCCGGCCAGGTGCACGAGCTGGGGGCGATGCTGGCCGCAGCATCGGCGATGTCGGCGGGATGGCGCGTGGTCTATCTCGGCGCCGACCTCCCCACGGACGACGTCGCCCGCGCGGCACGCGACACCGGCGCGCGGGTGGTGGCGCTCAGCCTCGTCTCCCCCGCCGACCCGCGCGCCGACGCCGCGGAGCTGCGCCGCCTCCGCCGCACGCTGCCGCCGCACGTAGCGATCGTCGCCGGCGGCGAGGGGACGCGGGAGATCGCGGACATCTTCGGCGACGAGATCCGCTTTCTCCCCGACTTCGCGCAGTTTCGCCGTGTGCTCGCGGCGATGGAGCGAGACGGCTCGTAG
- a CDS encoding serine hydrolase, with translation MRALAARRAAAVLVLLAAVQPAAAQRSRAGAYVPGAGDDWQRRSPAQVGMDSARLQAALAFHREHESKAPRDLLQAHFQTFGREPLGDPVGPFRPRGDPSGVVLRHGYLVAEWGDPRRVDMTFSVTKSFLSTVVGLAYDRRMIRSLDDPVAAYMAPVVPLDPGAAARPASDRLGRADVLEPFETPHNRRLTWDHMLRQVSDWEGTLWGKPEWADRPSGDPATWATRARRDPGSAYEYNDVRVNALALAALQVWRRPLPQVLREYVMDPIGASNTWRWIGYETSWVEIDGQAVQSVSGGGHWGGGMFISARDMARFGLLTLRRGRWGERQILSEEWVRRALTPTPAQTDYGFMNWFLNTGRKRLPSAPESAFVHLGNGTNAIYVDPEHDLVVVVRWIENDQLDGFVQRVLASLTDAR, from the coding sequence ATGCGCGCACTTGCGGCCCGCCGCGCCGCCGCCGTCCTCGTCCTGCTGGCCGCCGTCCAACCCGCCGCCGCGCAGCGCTCGCGCGCGGGCGCGTACGTCCCCGGCGCGGGCGACGACTGGCAGCGCCGCTCGCCCGCGCAGGTGGGGATGGATTCCGCGCGGCTGCAGGCGGCCCTCGCCTTCCACCGCGAGCACGAGTCGAAGGCGCCGCGCGACCTGCTGCAGGCGCACTTCCAGACCTTCGGCCGCGAGCCGCTCGGCGACCCCGTCGGCCCCTTCCGGCCGCGGGGAGACCCGTCGGGCGTCGTCCTCCGCCACGGCTACCTCGTGGCCGAGTGGGGTGATCCGCGGCGGGTGGACATGACCTTCAGCGTCACCAAGTCCTTTCTCTCCACCGTCGTGGGGCTGGCGTACGACCGGCGGATGATCCGCAGCCTGGACGACCCCGTGGCCGCGTACATGGCGCCGGTGGTGCCGCTCGATCCCGGCGCGGCGGCACGCCCCGCGTCGGATCGCCTCGGCCGCGCGGACGTGCTGGAGCCGTTCGAGACGCCGCACAACCGGCGTCTCACCTGGGACCACATGCTGCGCCAGGTGAGCGATTGGGAGGGGACGCTCTGGGGGAAGCCGGAGTGGGCCGACCGCCCCAGCGGCGACCCCGCGACCTGGGCCACGCGCGCGCGGCGCGACCCCGGGAGCGCGTACGAGTACAACGACGTGCGGGTGAACGCGCTGGCGCTGGCGGCGCTCCAGGTCTGGCGCCGCCCGCTCCCGCAGGTGCTGCGCGAGTACGTGATGGACCCGATCGGGGCGAGCAACACCTGGCGCTGGATCGGCTACGAGACGAGCTGGGTGGAGATCGACGGGCAGGCCGTGCAGTCGGTGAGCGGCGGCGGCCACTGGGGCGGGGGGATGTTCATCAGCGCGCGCGACATGGCGCGATTTGGCCTGCTCACGCTCCGCCGCGGCCGCTGGGGCGAGCGTCAGATCCTGAGCGAGGAGTGGGTGCGGCGCGCGCTGACGCCCACCCCCGCGCAGACGGACTACGGGTTCATGAACTGGTTCCTGAACACCGGTCGCAAACGCCTGCCCAGCGCCCCCGAGAGCGCGTTCGTGCACCTGGGGAACGGCACCAACGCCATCTACGTCGACCCCGAGCACGACCTGGTGGTGGTGGTGCGCTGGATCGAGAACGACCAGCTCGACGGCTTCGTGCAGCGCGTGCTGGCGTCACTCACCGACGCGCGCTGA
- a CDS encoding CoA transferase codes for MTSDEQLRPLEGVRVVTLAVNLPGPLACARLHALGAAVMKVEPPSGDPLAAVAPEWYDELSAGQQIVTHDLKERAGRDALETRLADADLLVTATRPAALERLGLGWTELHARHPRLCHLAITGYARPDEDRPGHDLTYVAAAGLVTPPDLPRTLLADLAAAERADSAALALLLARARDDVGRHASVALADVAEEFAAPLRHGLTVSDGALGGGSPLYGLYRAKEGWIAVAALEPRFAQRLAAELYVALDRPSLEAAFARRTAAEWETWAREHDLPIAAVAMMHG; via the coding sequence ATGACGAGCGACGAGCAGTTGCGGCCACTGGAGGGCGTGCGCGTGGTGACGCTGGCGGTGAACCTCCCCGGCCCGCTGGCTTGCGCGCGCCTCCACGCCCTTGGGGCAGCGGTGATGAAGGTGGAGCCGCCGTCCGGAGATCCGCTCGCGGCCGTGGCGCCGGAGTGGTACGACGAGCTGTCCGCCGGCCAGCAAATCGTCACACACGACCTGAAGGAGCGCGCCGGACGCGATGCGTTGGAGACGCGGCTGGCCGATGCCGACCTGCTGGTGACCGCGACGCGGCCGGCCGCATTGGAGCGGCTCGGGCTCGGCTGGACGGAGCTGCACGCGCGGCACCCGCGGCTGTGCCACCTCGCCATCACCGGCTACGCGCGGCCGGACGAGGACCGGCCCGGGCACGACCTGACCTACGTGGCCGCCGCCGGGCTCGTCACACCGCCGGACCTGCCGCGCACGCTGCTGGCCGACCTGGCCGCGGCGGAGCGCGCCGACAGCGCCGCGCTGGCGCTCCTGCTCGCGCGCGCCCGCGACGATGTCGGGCGGCATGCAAGCGTCGCCCTCGCCGATGTCGCGGAGGAGTTCGCCGCGCCGCTGCGGCACGGGCTCACCGTCTCGGACGGCGCGCTGGGCGGCGGATCACCGCTGTACGGCCTGTACCGCGCGAAGGAGGGTTGGATCGCCGTGGCGGCATTGGAGCCGCGATTCGCGCAGCGGCTGGCGGCGGAGCTGTACGTCGCGCTCGACCGCCCGTCGCTCGAAGCCGCGTTCGCGCGCCGCACGGCCGCCGAGTGGGAGACGTGGGCCCGCGAGCACGACCTGCCGATCGCAGCTGTCGCGATGATGCACGGGTGA
- a CDS encoding CARDB domain-containing protein — protein MKARLAILAALPFLAAADRYALPDLVPAAVVGSGTQVTVRVRNQGAGPAPAGFVRVLVGAPINLAKNVPEPALAPGQMNSVIIPIGKPLAGVSIMVRVDGTGIIAETNENNNIGSATGT, from the coding sequence ATGAAAGCCCGCCTCGCGATCCTTGCCGCGCTGCCGTTCCTGGCCGCCGCGGACCGGTACGCGCTTCCCGACCTCGTCCCGGCCGCGGTGGTCGGTTCGGGCACGCAGGTGACCGTTCGTGTGCGCAACCAGGGCGCCGGCCCCGCGCCCGCCGGGTTCGTGCGTGTCCTCGTCGGCGCGCCGATCAACCTCGCCAAGAACGTCCCCGAGCCGGCGCTGGCGCCCGGCCAGATGAACTCGGTGATCATCCCCATCGGCAAGCCGCTGGCGGGCGTGTCGATCATGGTGCGCGTGGATGGCACGGGGATCATCGCCGAGACGAACGAGAACAACAACATCGGCAGCGCGACCGGCACCTGA
- a CDS encoding ArsO family NAD(P)H-dependent flavin-containing monooxygenase, whose product MRDFDVVVIGGGQAGLAMGYYLRRTSLRWTILDAQEAPGGAWLHTWRSLRLFSPARYSSLPGWMFPGGDAYPTRDEAIEYLMQYEQRYALPVQRPVRVTAVTRERDGFRVATDAGSFTARAVVSATGTWDAPFIPVYPGRELFRGMQVHSADYESPEPFAGRRVLVVGGGNSGAQILAELSQVADTTWVALYPPTFLADEVDGRYLFEQETAIYRAKQQGRTPPPADLGDIVMVAPVLEARERGVLTAVPPFSRFTGTGVVWPDGVEERIDAVVWCTGFRPSLEHLRPLGVIGPDGRIRTHGTRSAAEPGLWLVGYGNWTGFASATMIGVGRTARDTVRQIEAALAPAREVTT is encoded by the coding sequence GTGCGCGACTTCGACGTGGTGGTGATCGGGGGAGGGCAGGCGGGGCTGGCGATGGGATACTACCTGCGCCGGACCTCGCTGCGCTGGACGATCCTGGACGCGCAGGAGGCGCCCGGCGGCGCGTGGCTGCACACCTGGCGCTCGCTGCGGCTCTTCTCGCCCGCGCGCTACAGCTCGCTGCCGGGGTGGATGTTCCCCGGCGGCGACGCGTACCCGACACGCGACGAGGCGATCGAGTATCTCATGCAGTACGAGCAGCGGTACGCGCTCCCCGTGCAGCGCCCGGTTCGCGTCACCGCCGTCACGCGCGAAAGGGACGGCTTCCGTGTCGCGACGGACGCGGGCAGCTTCACCGCGCGGGCGGTGGTGAGCGCGACGGGAACGTGGGACGCGCCGTTTATCCCCGTCTACCCCGGCCGTGAGCTCTTCCGCGGGATGCAGGTCCATTCCGCGGACTACGAATCTCCCGAGCCGTTTGCGGGGAGACGAGTGCTGGTGGTGGGCGGCGGCAACTCGGGCGCGCAGATCCTGGCGGAGCTGTCGCAGGTGGCGGATACGACATGGGTTGCGCTGTATCCGCCGACGTTCCTGGCCGATGAGGTCGACGGGCGCTACCTGTTCGAGCAGGAGACGGCGATCTACCGCGCGAAGCAGCAGGGCCGCACGCCGCCTCCCGCCGACCTGGGCGACATCGTGATGGTGGCCCCGGTGCTGGAGGCGCGCGAGCGCGGCGTGCTGACGGCGGTGCCGCCGTTCTCGCGCTTCACCGGGACGGGCGTGGTGTGGCCGGATGGGGTGGAGGAGCGGATCGATGCGGTCGTCTGGTGCACGGGATTTCGTCCCTCACTGGAGCACCTGCGCCCGCTCGGGGTGATCGGGCCGGACGGGCGCATTCGGACGCACGGGACGCGCTCTGCCGCCGAGCCGGGGCTGTGGCTGGTGGGCTACGGCAACTGGACCGGCTTCGCCAGCGCGACGATGATCGGCGTGGGCCGCACCGCACGCGACACCGTGCGGCAGATCGAGGCCGCGCTCGCGCCCGCGCGGGAGGTGACGACGTGA
- a CDS encoding redoxin family protein, with translation MTQTKLAPGGRLPDLALPSAQGESTVPLRPGGRLNPVVVALHGGGCEPCRAYLHDLATVASDLREWDAHVIVVARDAAGFDRDLPFPVVVDAQRAFAARTGVAGAAVVVIADQWGEVAHVAEAGEGHDLPDAREIVEWVKYLAIQCPECQGEAL, from the coding sequence GTGACGCAAACGAAGCTCGCCCCCGGCGGCCGTCTCCCGGACCTGGCGCTACCGTCCGCGCAAGGCGAAAGCACGGTGCCGCTCAGACCCGGCGGGCGCCTGAACCCGGTCGTCGTCGCGCTGCACGGCGGCGGATGCGAGCCGTGCCGTGCGTATCTCCATGACCTGGCTACGGTTGCGTCCGACCTTCGAGAGTGGGATGCGCACGTGATCGTCGTCGCCCGAGACGCGGCAGGTTTCGATCGCGATCTCCCGTTCCCCGTCGTCGTTGATGCGCAGAGAGCCTTCGCGGCGCGGACGGGGGTCGCGGGCGCTGCCGTCGTCGTCATCGCCGACCAGTGGGGCGAGGTCGCGCACGTGGCGGAGGCGGGCGAGGGCCATGATCTCCCCGACGCCAGGGAAATCGTGGAGTGGGTGAAGTACCTCGCCATCCAGTGCCCCGAATGTCAGGGCGAGGCGCTGTAG